A region from the Gossypium hirsutum isolate 1008001.06 chromosome A08, Gossypium_hirsutum_v2.1, whole genome shotgun sequence genome encodes:
- the LOC107926312 gene encoding plasma membrane ATPase 4, translated as MAGISLEEIKNETVDLEKIPIEEVFEQLKCTREGLSSDEGVNRIQIFGPNKLEEKKESKILKFLGFMWNPLSWVMEAAAIMAIALANGEGKPPDWQDFVGIVCLLVINSTISFIEENNAGNAAAALMAGLAPKTKVLRDGKWTEQEAAILVPGDIISIKLGDIIPADARLLEGDPLKVDQSALTGESLPVTKNPGDEVFSGSTCKQGEIEAVVIATGVHTFFGKAAHLVDSTNQVGHFQKVLTAIGNFCICSIAIGMLVEIVVMYPIQHRKYRDGIDNLLVLLIGGIPIAMPTVLSVTMAIGSHRLSQQGAITKRMTAIEEMAGMDVLCSDKTGTLTLNKLSVDKNLIEVFVKDADKEHVVLLAARASRTENQDAIDAAIVGMLADPKEARAGIREVHFLPFNPVDKRTALTYIDSNGNWHRASKGAPEQILALCNAKEDLKKRVHSIIDKFADRGLRSLAVARQQVPEKTKESAGTPWQFVGLLPLFDPPRHDSAETIRQALHLGVNVKMITGDQLAIAKETGRRLGMGTNMYPSASLLGQDKDASIAALPVEELIEKADGFAGVFPEHKYEIVKKLQERKHICGMTGDGVNDAPALKKADIGIAVADATDAARSASDIVLTEPGLSVIISAVLTSRAIFQRMKNYTIYAVSITIRIVFGFLFIALIWKFDFSPFMVLIIAILNDGTIMTISKDRVKPSPLPDSWKLKEIFATGIVLGGYLALMTVIFFWAMHDTDFFSDKFGVRSLREREHEMMGALYLQVSIVSQALIFVTRSRSWSYAERPGLLLVTAFIIAQLVATLIAVYANWGFARIKGIGWGWAGVIWLYSIVFYVPLDIMKFAIRYILSGKAWLNLLENKTAFTTKKDYGKEEREAQWALAQRTLHGLQPPETSNLFNDKNSYRELSEIAEQAKRRAEVARLRELHTLKGHVESVVKLKGLDIDTIQQHYTV; from the exons ATGGCCGGTATTAGTCTTGAAGAGATCAAGAACGAGACTGTTGATCTG gaaaaaatCCCCATCGAGGAAGTGTTTGAGCAGCTGAAATGTACCAGAGAAGGTTTAAGCTCAGACGAGGGAGTCAACAGGATTCAGATTTTTGGCCCCAACAAGCTCGAGGAGAAAAAG GAGAGCAAAATTCTCAAGTTTTTGGGGTTCATGTGGAATCCATTGTCATGGGTCATGGAAGCTGCTGCAATCATGGCCATTGCTTTAGCCAATGGTGAGGGGAAGCCGCCGGATTGGCAAGATTTCGTCGGTATCGTTTGTTTATTGGTGATTAACTCTACCATCagttttattgaagaaaataatGCTGGTAATGCTGCTGCTGCTCTTATGGCTGGTCTTGCTCCCAAAACCAAG GTGCTAAGGGATGGCAAATGGACTGAGCAAGAAGCAGCAATTCTGGTTCCTGGAGACATCATTAGCATCAAATTGGGAGATATCATCCCGGCCGATGCTCGACTTCTTGAAGGCGATCCATTAAAGGTTGATCAATCCGCCTTAACCGGAGAATCGCTTCCCGTTACGAAGAATCCCGGGGATGAAGTCTTCTCAGGTTCAACTTGTAAACAGGGTGAAATTGAAGCCGTTGTTATCGCTACCGGTGTGCATACCTTCTTCGGGAAGGCTGCACATCTTGTGGATAGCACTAACCAAGTAGGACACTTCCAAAAGGTGCTCACTGCTATTGGAAACTTTTGTATTTGCTCTATTGCCATTGGTATGTTGGTCGAGATCGTTGTCATGTATCCGATTCAACACCGCAAGTACCGGGATGGGATCGACAATCTTTTGGTCCTCCTGATCGGTGGTATTCCCATTGCTATGCCGACTGTTTTGTCTGTCACCATGGCCATTGGGTCTCACAGGCTGTCTCAGCAGGGTGCTATCACCAAGCGTATGACCGCCATCGAAGAAATGGCCGGTATGGATGTCCTTTGCAGTGATAAGACAGGAACATTGACGCTCAATAAGCTGAGTGTCGATAAAAACTTGATTGAGGTGTTTGTAAAGGATGCTGATAAGGAGCACGTTGTCTTGCTTGCTGCAAGGGCATCTAGAACTGAAAATCAAGATGCTATCGATGCTGCCATTGTTGGAATGCTTGCCGACCCTAAGGAG GCGAGAGCTGGTATTAGAGAGGTGCATTTCTTGCCTTTCAATCCTGTAGACAAGAGAACTGCATTGACTTACATTGATTCCAATGGCAACTGGCATCGAGCAAGCAAAGGTGCTCCCGAACAG ATCTTGGCCCTTTGCAATGCAAAAGAAGATCTTAAGAAGAGAGTTCATTCTATCATCGACAAGTTTGCGGATCGTGGGCTTCGTTCTTTAGCCGTTGCCAGACAG CAAGTGCCGGAGAAAACAAAAGAAAGCGCCGGCACTCCATGGCAATTTGTTGGCTTATTGCCTCTGTTTGATCCTCCAAGGCATGACAGTGCGGAAACCATTCGCCAAGCTCTTCATCTTGGTGTGAATGTTAAGATGATTACTG GTGATCAACTTGCGATTGCAAAAGAGACTGGCCGCAGACTTGGAATGGGGACGAACATGTATCCTTCTGCTTCTTTGCTAGGTCAAGACAAAGATGCAAGCATAGCTGCCCTTCCTGTGGAAGAGTTGATTGAGAAGGCCGATGGGTTTGCGGGAGTGTTTCCAG AGCACAAATACGAAATTGTGAAGAAATTACAAGAGAGGAAGCATATTTGTGGAATGACTGGAGATGGTGTTAACGATGCTCCTGCTTTAAAGAAGGCAGATATAGGTATTGCAGTGGCTGATGCTACAGATGCCGCACGAAGTGCTTCCGACATTGTTCTCACAGAACCGGGGCTGAGTGTTATTATAAGTGCAGTGTTAACTAGCAGAGCCATTTTCCAAAGGATGAAGAACTATACT ATCTACGCAGTTTCGATCACGATCCGTATTGTG TTCGGATTTTTGTTTATCGCTCTCATCTGGAAGTTCGATTTCTCGCCTTTCATGGTTTTGATCATTGCCATTCTTAATGATG GAACCATTATGACAATCTCAAAGGATCGAGTCAAGCCATCGCCCTTGCCTGATAGCTGGAAACTGAAAGAAATTTTTGCCACTGGAATCGTGCTCGGAGGCTACTTGGCATTGATGACTGTCATATTCTTCTGGGCCATGCATGATACCGACTTCTTCTCG GACAAATTTGGTGTTCGATCTCTACGGGAACGAGAGCATGAGATGATGGGCGCTTTATACTTACAAGTGAGCATTGTGAGCCAGGCTCTGATCTTCGTGACTAGATCGCGTAGCTGGTCGTACGCTGAGCGTCCCGGACTACTATTGGTCACTGCCTTCATCATTGCACAGCTT GTTGCAACTTTGATTGCTGTATATGCAAACTGGGGATTTGCAAGGATCAAAGGAATTGGTTGGGGATGGGCTGGTGTCATATGGCTCTACAGTATAGTTTTCTACGTACCATTGGATATAATGAAGTTCGCCATCCGTTACATCTTAAGCGGAAAAGCTTGGCTCAACCTACTCGAAAACAAG ACTGCATTCACCACAAAGAAAGATTATGGCAAAGAAGAAAGGGAAGCACAATGGGCACTTGCCCAAAGAACATTGCACGGACTTCAACCACCGGAAACTTCTAATCTCTTCAATGACAAGAACAGTTACCGGGAGTTATCGGAGATCGCCGAGCAGGCCAAGAGACGAGCGGAAGTTGCAAG GCTTCGAGAGCTTCATACACTCAAAGGGCACGTCGAGTCCGTGGTGAAACTCAAGGGGCTGGATATCGATACGATCCAGCAGCATTATACTGTTTAG